A single window of Candidatus Binatia bacterium DNA harbors:
- the thrH gene encoding bifunctional phosphoserine phosphatase/homoserine phosphotransferase ThrH, which yields MIACLDLEGVLVPEIWINVADQTGIAALRRTTRDEPDYDKLMRARLEILAQHKLTLRDIQAVIAAMGPLPGAREFLAWLKSRAQVIILSDTFYQFASPLMRQLDWPCLFCNSLEVDSESRITGYRLRIEDGKRRAVLALRDLNFRVVAAGDSYNDTSMLAAAHGGILFRPPQNVIDEFPQFPVTTTYDELKAAFVALSDGEIEA from the coding sequence ATGATCGCCTGCCTCGACCTCGAAGGAGTTCTCGTCCCGGAGATCTGGATCAACGTCGCCGACCAGACCGGGATTGCAGCGCTCCGGCGCACGACGCGCGACGAGCCCGACTACGACAAGCTCATGCGAGCGCGGCTCGAGATCCTCGCGCAGCACAAGCTCACGTTGCGCGACATCCAAGCGGTGATCGCGGCGATGGGACCGCTGCCCGGCGCGCGCGAGTTCCTCGCGTGGCTCAAGAGCCGCGCGCAGGTCATCATCCTGTCGGACACGTTCTACCAGTTTGCCTCTCCCCTCATGCGCCAGCTCGACTGGCCGTGCCTGTTCTGCAACTCGCTCGAGGTCGACTCGGAAAGCCGCATCACCGGCTACCGTCTGCGGATCGAGGATGGCAAACGACGCGCGGTGCTCGCGCTGCGCGACCTGAACTTCCGCGTCGTCGCCGCCGGCGACTCGTACAACGACACCTCGATGCTCGCGGCGGCGCACGGCGGCATCCTGTTCCGTCCGCCGCAGAACGTGATCGACGAGTTCCCGCAGTTTCCGGTCACGACGACCTACGACGAGCTCAAGGCCGCGTTCGTCGCGCTGAGCGACGGCGAGATCGAGGCCTGA
- a CDS encoding transporter substrate-binding domain-containing protein, producing MLPARATGRRAYALCALLGVLALAACARTTAEHAPRPTQSAVASPLRVGTSGDYPPFSVRASDGSLDGFDVAVARAYAADRGRPLELVPFAWPELERRLLAGDFDVAMGGITVRGDRLARAPMTAAVARASAVLVVPADAPEADARVARGDGAGLRVAVNRGAHLERVARATLPGATLVLLDDNRSLAPVLASGEVDAVVTDTLELQSFAAPGAPQPRVARVLTYDRKAYWVAPHATELADDLDQWLAAREADGTLASLRARYGVESADAPASALDPATARVVDLVARRLLLMPEVAAAKRVASLPIDVPSREQQVYARARDEAARVGLAAEPYVALVREEVEVAKVVQRATLATAAPASAATSSGTVAGDATPAAAAGDAGADDAVARAKRRLEQELRPAIDRLDRALRAALLAAAPIRADEAALVAALRADAPVPGFGDEEARRLARALKAIPAAAPPPAPSAAAAATTELLPSSGVAATATAPRIFS from the coding sequence ATGCTTCCAGCGCGCGCCACGGGGCGTCGCGCGTATGCGCTCTGCGCCCTGCTCGGCGTGCTCGCGCTGGCGGCGTGCGCGCGGACGACGGCCGAGCACGCTCCACGGCCGACGCAGAGCGCCGTCGCTTCGCCGCTGCGGGTCGGGACCAGCGGCGACTATCCGCCCTTCTCGGTGCGCGCGAGCGACGGCTCGCTCGACGGCTTCGACGTCGCGGTCGCGCGCGCCTACGCCGCCGATCGCGGCCGACCGCTCGAGCTCGTGCCGTTCGCCTGGCCGGAGCTCGAGCGGCGCCTCCTCGCCGGCGACTTCGACGTCGCGATGGGCGGCATCACCGTGCGGGGCGACCGTCTGGCGCGCGCGCCGATGACGGCCGCGGTCGCGCGGGCGTCCGCCGTCCTGGTCGTCCCGGCCGACGCACCTGAGGCCGATGCACGCGTCGCGCGCGGCGACGGCGCCGGGCTCAGGGTCGCGGTGAACCGCGGCGCGCACCTCGAGCGGGTCGCGCGTGCGACGCTGCCCGGGGCGACGCTCGTCCTGCTCGACGACAACCGCAGCCTCGCGCCCGTGCTGGCCTCCGGCGAGGTCGACGCGGTCGTCACGGACACGCTCGAGCTGCAGAGCTTCGCGGCGCCCGGCGCGCCGCAGCCGCGCGTGGCGCGCGTCCTGACCTACGACCGCAAGGCGTACTGGGTTGCGCCGCACGCCACAGAGCTGGCCGACGACCTCGATCAGTGGCTGGCCGCGCGCGAGGCGGACGGCACGCTCGCGTCGCTGCGCGCGAGGTACGGCGTCGAGAGCGCGGACGCGCCGGCCTCCGCGCTCGATCCGGCGACGGCGCGGGTCGTCGACCTGGTCGCGCGTCGGCTGCTGCTGATGCCGGAGGTCGCGGCGGCGAAGCGCGTCGCGTCGCTGCCGATCGACGTGCCGTCGCGCGAGCAGCAGGTCTATGCGCGCGCCCGCGACGAGGCCGCGCGCGTCGGGCTCGCGGCGGAGCCGTACGTGGCGCTGGTGCGCGAGGAGGTCGAGGTCGCGAAGGTCGTGCAGCGCGCGACGCTCGCGACCGCCGCGCCCGCGTCTGCGGCAACGTCCAGCGGCACGGTGGCCGGCGACGCGACGCCCGCCGCCGCGGCCGGGGACGCCGGCGCCGACGACGCCGTGGCGCGCGCGAAGCGGCGCCTCGAGCAGGAGCTCCGCCCGGCGATCGATCGCCTCGACCGCGCGCTGCGTGCGGCGCTCCTCGCGGCGGCGCCGATCCGTGCGGACGAGGCAGCGCTGGTCGCGGCGCTGCGCGCCGACGCGCCCGTTCCGGGCTTCGGCGACGAGGAGGCGCGCCGCCTCGCGCGCGCCCTGAAGGCGATCCCGGCGGCCGCGCCGCCGCCCGCGCCGAGCGCCGCGGCAGCGGCGACGACGGAGCTGCTGCCGTCGTCAGGAGTTGCCGCCACGGCGACGGCGCCGCGAATCTTCTCTTGA
- a CDS encoding FAD-binding oxidoreductase — MPATHTAEVPRDLHARLVRALGEHDVLTDPELTASYETDWTRRFRGRACAVVRPRSTEQVAEVLRACAASRVPVVPQGGNTGLVGGSVPRDGELVLSTTGLAAECVVDPATGEAIVGAGVTLARLQQAARAAGFDFGVDIAPRESCTIGGMVATNAGGVHVLRHGMMAEQVIGLEAVLADGTTVGRLPALRKDNAGYHLAALLAGSEGTLGVITRAHLRLTPALPARAVALLAVDGAEAAVELVRRTRGTLASLSALEIAFGECVELVVERLGLPAPFASTPPAAVLIECAGRTSPLDELVAAVTACDDLLRGSAVADDEAGVRRLWRYREAISEAINAAGVPHKLDVAVPLAAVPRFVADVRAQVAALAPHAQALIFGHLGDGNLHVNVLGLGPEDDAVDRAVLRLAADAGGTIAAEHGIGVAKVGELELVRSAGELAAMRAAKRALDPHGILNPGVLFAS; from the coding sequence ATGCCCGCGACGCACACCGCCGAGGTGCCCCGCGACCTGCACGCGCGGCTCGTGCGCGCCCTCGGCGAGCACGACGTCCTCACCGACCCCGAGCTGACGGCGTCGTACGAGACCGACTGGACGCGCCGCTTCCGCGGCCGCGCCTGCGCGGTGGTCCGGCCGCGCAGCACGGAGCAGGTCGCAGAGGTGCTGCGCGCTTGCGCCGCGTCCCGCGTGCCGGTCGTTCCGCAGGGCGGCAACACCGGGCTCGTCGGCGGCAGCGTGCCGCGCGACGGCGAGCTCGTGCTGAGCACGACGGGGCTCGCCGCGGAGTGCGTCGTCGACCCGGCCACCGGCGAGGCGATCGTCGGCGCCGGCGTGACGCTCGCGCGCCTGCAGCAGGCGGCGCGCGCGGCCGGCTTCGACTTCGGCGTCGACATCGCGCCACGCGAGAGCTGCACGATCGGCGGCATGGTCGCAACCAACGCCGGCGGCGTCCACGTGCTGCGCCACGGCATGATGGCCGAGCAGGTGATCGGCCTCGAAGCGGTGCTCGCCGACGGCACGACCGTCGGTCGCCTGCCCGCGCTGCGCAAGGACAACGCGGGCTACCACCTCGCCGCGCTGCTCGCCGGCAGCGAAGGGACGCTCGGCGTGATCACGCGCGCGCACTTGCGCTTGACGCCGGCCTTGCCGGCGCGCGCGGTGGCGCTGCTCGCGGTCGACGGCGCGGAAGCCGCGGTCGAGCTCGTGCGCCGCACGCGCGGCACGCTCGCCTCGCTGAGCGCGCTCGAGATCGCGTTCGGCGAGTGCGTCGAGCTGGTCGTCGAGCGGCTCGGCCTGCCCGCGCCGTTCGCGTCGACGCCGCCCGCCGCGGTGCTGATCGAATGCGCCGGACGCACGAGCCCGCTCGACGAGCTGGTCGCCGCCGTGACCGCGTGCGACGACCTGCTGCGAGGCAGCGCCGTCGCCGACGACGAGGCCGGCGTGCGCCGCCTGTGGCGCTACCGCGAAGCGATCAGCGAGGCGATCAACGCGGCGGGCGTACCGCACAAGCTCGACGTCGCCGTGCCGCTCGCCGCCGTGCCGCGCTTCGTGGCCGACGTCCGCGCTCAGGTCGCGGCGCTCGCGCCGCACGCGCAGGCGCTGATCTTCGGCCACCTCGGCGACGGCAACCTGCACGTCAACGTGCTCGGCCTCGGACCGGAGGACGACGCCGTCGACCGCGCGGTCCTGCGCCTCGCCGCCGACGCGGGCGGCACGATCGCGGCCGAGCACGGCATCGGCGTCGCGAAGGTCGGCGAGCTCGAGCTGGTGCGCAGCGCCGGCGAGCTCGCGGCCATGCGCGCGGCGAAGCGCGCGCTCGATCCGCACGGCATCCTGAACCCGGGCGTGCTGTTCGCGAGCTGA
- a CDS encoding lysylphosphatidylglycerol synthase transmembrane domain-containing protein, translated as MSETASKSDSRVARARLKTLLRVAVSAGLLALLFTRFDFREILRVCLRATPGFFLAAFAVYLVSQAVSALRWRNLARGVGFAFDLGESLRFYAIGMFFGLVVPSTLGSDASRALYLGNRPPGRAAAFSTVLFDRLIGVVMLAAVAAVALVGPNADLPIVLELFVLVVCLGLTAGWFSIPLVVRLLPPGQRWRRLVEEDLLPYFRDPRLLLNAAVLSIVVHVVQIVSQKLLTDALGLDVPFGFVAMYHPLVALAAAMPFTIGGFGLREAAYAALLPYGGISADDAIALGLLWWAVAALGGLAGGVVYALSDTMPPLRRPAS; from the coding sequence GTGAGCGAGACCGCGTCGAAGAGCGACAGCCGCGTGGCGCGCGCGCGGCTCAAGACCTTGCTGCGCGTCGCGGTGAGCGCGGGGCTCCTCGCGCTCCTGTTCACGCGCTTCGACTTCCGCGAGATCCTGCGCGTCTGTCTGCGCGCGACGCCGGGCTTCTTTCTCGCCGCCTTCGCGGTCTACCTGGTGAGCCAGGCGGTGAGCGCGCTGCGCTGGCGCAACCTCGCGCGCGGCGTCGGCTTCGCCTTCGATCTCGGCGAGAGCCTGCGCTTCTACGCGATCGGCATGTTCTTCGGGCTCGTCGTGCCGAGCACGCTCGGCTCGGACGCGTCGCGCGCGCTCTACCTCGGGAACCGCCCGCCGGGACGCGCGGCCGCGTTCTCGACCGTGCTCTTCGACCGCCTGATCGGCGTCGTCATGCTGGCCGCGGTCGCGGCGGTCGCGCTCGTCGGACCGAACGCGGACCTGCCGATCGTCCTCGAGCTCTTCGTGCTGGTCGTGTGTTTGGGATTGACGGCAGGCTGGTTCTCGATCCCGCTCGTCGTTCGACTGCTGCCGCCGGGGCAGCGCTGGCGTCGGCTCGTCGAGGAAGATCTGCTGCCGTACTTCCGCGACCCGCGGCTGCTGCTCAACGCCGCCGTGCTGTCGATCGTCGTGCACGTCGTGCAGATCGTGAGCCAGAAGCTGCTCACCGACGCGCTCGGCCTCGACGTGCCGTTCGGCTTCGTCGCGATGTACCACCCGCTGGTCGCGCTCGCGGCGGCGATGCCGTTCACGATCGGCGGCTTCGGTCTGCGCGAGGCGGCGTACGCCGCGCTGCTGCCGTACGGCGGCATCAGCGCGGACGACGCGATCGCGCTCGGGCTCCTGTGGTGGGCGGTGGCGGCGCTGGGCGGGCTCGCCGGCGGCGTGGTCTACGCGCTGAGCGACACGATGCCGCCGCTGCGGCGTCCCGCGTCCTAG
- a CDS encoding epoxide hydrolase, with protein MEIEPYRIAVADSVLTDLRERLARTRFPDEIPGSGWGYGTNLDAVRELVAYWRDQFDWRAAEARLNQFQQFRAKVGGLKIHFIHERGVGPKPLPLVITHGWPGSISEFQKIIGPLSDPAKYGGDPADAFHVVCPSMPGYGFSDRPTEPGMDPERIAALWAELMRGLGYERFGAQGGDWGAMVTTYLGLRHAPQVIGIHLNMVIAFPPNPDNPLEGATEDELPALMEMGQFLQNETAYQQIQGTKPQTLSYALNDSPAGLAAWILEKFHSWSDCGGDPFKRFSKDELLTNIMFYWATETANSSIRLYCETMRAGKFPPRDFRVEVPTGCAIFPKEIVRPPRAWAEKMYNVQRWTRFPSGGHFAAMEEPEALVEDIRAFFRPLR; from the coding sequence ATGGAGATCGAGCCCTATCGCATCGCGGTTGCGGATTCCGTCTTGACGGACCTGCGCGAGCGCCTCGCGCGCACGCGCTTTCCCGACGAGATCCCCGGCTCGGGCTGGGGCTACGGCACGAACCTCGACGCCGTGCGCGAGCTGGTCGCGTACTGGCGCGACCAGTTCGACTGGCGTGCGGCCGAGGCGCGGCTCAACCAGTTCCAGCAGTTCCGCGCCAAGGTCGGCGGGCTCAAGATCCACTTCATCCACGAGCGCGGCGTCGGACCGAAGCCGCTGCCGCTCGTCATCACGCACGGCTGGCCGGGCTCGATCAGCGAGTTCCAGAAGATCATCGGTCCGCTCAGCGATCCGGCGAAGTACGGTGGTGACCCCGCAGACGCCTTCCACGTCGTCTGCCCGTCGATGCCCGGCTACGGCTTCTCCGACCGTCCGACGGAGCCCGGCATGGATCCCGAGCGCATCGCCGCGCTGTGGGCGGAGCTGATGCGCGGCCTCGGCTACGAGCGCTTCGGCGCGCAGGGCGGCGACTGGGGCGCGATGGTGACGACCTACCTCGGCTTGCGTCACGCGCCGCAGGTGATCGGCATCCACCTCAACATGGTGATCGCGTTCCCGCCGAACCCGGACAATCCGCTCGAGGGCGCGACCGAGGACGAGCTGCCCGCGCTGATGGAGATGGGGCAGTTCCTGCAGAACGAGACCGCCTACCAGCAGATCCAGGGCACGAAGCCGCAGACGCTGTCCTACGCGCTCAACGACTCGCCCGCAGGCCTCGCGGCGTGGATCCTCGAGAAGTTCCACTCCTGGAGCGACTGCGGCGGCGATCCGTTCAAGCGCTTCAGCAAGGACGAGCTGCTGACGAACATCATGTTCTACTGGGCGACCGAGACCGCGAACTCCTCGATCCGCCTGTACTGCGAGACCATGCGCGCCGGGAAGTTCCCGCCGCGCGACTTCCGCGTCGAGGTGCCGACCGGCTGCGCGATCTTCCCGAAGGAGATCGTCCGTCCGCCGCGCGCCTGGGCGGAGAAGATGTACAACGTGCAGCGCTGGACGCGCTTCCCGTCGGGCGGCCACTTCGCGGCGATGGAGGAGCCGGAGGCGCTGGTCGAGGACATCCGCGCCTTCTTCCGTCCGCTGCGCTGA